A stretch of Endozoicomonas sp. SCSIO W0465 DNA encodes these proteins:
- a CDS encoding S-(hydroxymethyl)glutathione dehydrogenase/class III alcohol dehydrogenase, with product MSDQFIKSKAAIAWGPGQPLSIEAVDVMLPRAGEVLVRIIATGVCHTDAFTLSGNDPEGVFPAILGHEGGGIVEQVGEGVASVAVGDHVIPLYTPECGDCTFCHSGKTNLCQKIRETQGRGLMPDGTTRFYQDGQPIYHYMGCSTFSEYTVLPEISLAKVSSGAPLEEVCLLGCGVTTGIGAVLNTAKVQTGDTVAVFGLGAIGLSAILGARMAGAGRIVGIDINKTKFALARKLGATDCVNPTLFDKPIQDVIVEMTGGGVDFSFECIGNVNVMRSALECCHKGWGESVIIGVAGAGEEIATRPVQLVTGRVWRGSAFGGVKGRSELPGIVEQYLAGKFRLDDFITHTMALEEINKAFDLMHKGESIRSVIHYPQ from the coding sequence ATGTCAGATCAGTTTATCAAATCAAAAGCCGCCATTGCCTGGGGACCTGGTCAACCCCTGTCGATAGAAGCAGTCGATGTCATGTTACCAAGGGCGGGAGAGGTGCTGGTCCGCATCATTGCTACTGGAGTCTGTCACACCGATGCATTTACCCTGTCGGGTAATGATCCGGAGGGTGTATTTCCTGCCATTCTTGGTCATGAGGGCGGAGGCATTGTGGAGCAAGTGGGTGAAGGCGTGGCCAGTGTAGCCGTTGGCGATCATGTCATCCCCCTTTATACGCCGGAGTGTGGTGACTGCACGTTTTGTCATTCGGGTAAAACCAACCTGTGTCAGAAAATACGAGAAACGCAGGGAAGAGGGCTGATGCCGGATGGCACGACACGATTTTATCAGGATGGTCAGCCAATTTATCACTATATGGGCTGTTCAACGTTTTCCGAATATACAGTGTTGCCCGAGATTTCACTGGCAAAAGTGAGCAGTGGTGCACCATTGGAAGAAGTCTGTCTTCTCGGTTGCGGGGTGACTACCGGTATAGGGGCTGTATTAAACACAGCAAAAGTGCAGACAGGGGACACAGTTGCGGTTTTTGGTCTTGGTGCTATTGGTCTATCAGCCATCCTGGGGGCCAGGATGGCTGGTGCTGGCAGAATCGTTGGGATTGATATAAATAAGACAAAATTCGCGCTGGCCAGAAAGTTGGGAGCAACTGATTGTGTCAATCCAACGTTGTTTGATAAGCCAATTCAGGACGTGATCGTTGAGATGACCGGGGGAGGTGTTGACTTTTCATTTGAGTGTATCGGAAATGTTAATGTCATGCGCTCTGCACTTGAGTGCTGTCACAAAGGCTGGGGGGAGTCGGTTATCATCGGAGTCGCTGGGGCTGGTGAGGAAATAGCCACTCGTCCAGTCCAGCTGGTGACCGGGCGTGTATGGCGTGGATCAGCATTTGGAGGAGTGAAAGGTCGCTCTGAGCTGCCGGGCATTGTTGAGCAATATTTGGCGGGTAAATTCCGGCTCGACGATTTTATCACCCATACCATGGCATTAGAGGAGATCAATAAGGCGTTTGATCTGATGCATAAAGGGGAAAGTATTCGCTCTGTGATCCATTACCCGCAATAA
- a CDS encoding SurA N-terminal domain-containing protein yields the protein MLQSMRDKAKSWVTFVVVGIIAFMMAITGLETLAPNPNNPEVASVNGKEITRAELAQAVDQQRRVLIQQMGGQFDPSMLDDQLLQSSVLDALIDRQLLLQSAEDQKMGIGEAQVDKLIVSMPQFQQNGRFDADRFQMMVRSYGMTPLQFRAAIREETLLLQLRAGVANTEFVTMEELKRLQSLEGQTRDLAWVVLPAEPVRKAITPSDEEITNYYQANSDQFMTPEQVVINYLVLNKGDIARDIEVSAEDIEAEYQYRVEQLKRQSGNNAQVSVILIQAGEDRTLDEAKARASDVVSQLKAGTSFAELAKSYSDDPMTAEKGGDLGVVEPGFFGDDFDQTVAGLEVGEVSDPMETDFGVQILKVTSRDEADLPTLSEMRADIAAALKQNEVDSLFIEQSRQLADISFEASDLDQPAEQLGLTVMTSEPFGRKGTASGIAADARIPAAAFSDDVLNLGANSELIEVTPEQAVVVRVKEHKKPEPIPLADVQDAIVTALKNSRAQQQLANRAEEMVTMLQSGKTLNLLADEQQLDVVESPETSRNMADVPAQLLQEAFKMPHPGNSVSYRSVMLANGDYAVVGLSAINPGEAIANNERLKGLGQFIASSNGRVTFDEYLASLKERGEVKVLLDSE from the coding sequence ATGCTGCAATCGATGAGGGACAAAGCGAAGAGCTGGGTGACATTTGTTGTCGTCGGCATCATCGCTTTTATGATGGCCATCACTGGCCTGGAAACGCTGGCGCCCAATCCAAACAACCCGGAAGTGGCGTCAGTCAATGGCAAGGAAATAACTCGGGCAGAGTTGGCTCAGGCTGTAGATCAGCAGAGGCGCGTTTTAATTCAGCAGATGGGTGGACAGTTTGACCCCTCTATGCTGGACGACCAGTTATTACAAAGCTCGGTTCTTGACGCGCTGATTGATCGCCAGCTGCTGCTTCAGAGTGCAGAAGATCAGAAAATGGGTATTGGCGAAGCCCAGGTCGATAAACTGATTGTCTCCATGCCACAGTTCCAGCAAAACGGTCGCTTTGATGCCGATCGTTTTCAAATGATGGTGCGCAGTTACGGTATGACACCATTGCAGTTCCGTGCTGCCATCCGTGAAGAAACACTCTTGCTGCAGTTACGTGCCGGGGTTGCCAATACCGAGTTTGTTACTATGGAGGAGCTCAAGCGACTGCAGAGCCTTGAAGGCCAGACTCGTGACCTTGCCTGGGTTGTGCTGCCGGCGGAACCGGTTCGTAAAGCAATTACGCCGTCCGATGAAGAGATTACCAATTATTACCAGGCTAACTCGGATCAATTTATGACGCCTGAACAGGTTGTCATCAACTACCTGGTTTTGAATAAGGGCGATATTGCCAGGGATATCGAAGTCTCTGCTGAGGATATCGAAGCTGAATACCAGTATCGTGTAGAGCAGTTAAAGCGACAGTCTGGCAATAATGCCCAGGTCTCCGTCATATTGATTCAGGCAGGTGAGGATCGCACCCTTGATGAGGCGAAAGCACGTGCAAGTGACGTTGTCTCGCAGCTGAAAGCTGGAACGAGTTTTGCCGAATTGGCCAAATCCTATTCTGATGACCCCATGACTGCTGAGAAAGGTGGTGACCTGGGTGTGGTTGAACCCGGCTTCTTTGGGGACGATTTTGACCAGACGGTTGCAGGTCTTGAAGTTGGCGAGGTCTCTGACCCTATGGAAACTGACTTTGGTGTACAGATCCTGAAAGTGACTTCCCGTGACGAGGCAGATTTGCCAACGTTGAGTGAGATGCGAGCGGACATTGCAGCGGCATTGAAACAGAATGAAGTCGACTCGCTGTTTATTGAGCAGTCAAGGCAGCTTGCTGATATCAGCTTTGAGGCTTCTGATCTGGATCAGCCTGCCGAGCAGCTGGGTTTGACAGTGATGACCAGCGAGCCATTTGGACGCAAGGGTACTGCATCGGGTATTGCCGCAGACGCTCGAATACCGGCAGCGGCCTTTAGTGATGATGTACTGAATCTGGGTGCCAACAGTGAGCTGATAGAGGTTACACCTGAACAGGCTGTTGTTGTCCGGGTTAAAGAGCATAAAAAACCAGAGCCAATACCTCTGGCTGATGTGCAAGATGCCATTGTTACTGCCCTGAAAAACAGCCGTGCACAGCAACAGCTGGCCAACCGTGCGGAAGAAATGGTAACGATGCTGCAGTCTGGAAAAACACTGAACCTACTGGCAGATGAACAGCAGCTGGATGTGGTTGAGAGCCCTGAAACCAGTAGAAATATGGCAGATGTGCCTGCTCAACTCTTGCAGGAAGCATTTAAAATGCCACATCCGGGAAATAGTGTCTCCTATCGCTCAGTCATGTTGGCAAACGGTGATTATGCTGTTGTTGGTCTGAGCGCCATCAATCCGGGTGAGGCTATCGCCAATAACGAGCGGCTCAAAGGACTGGGTCAGTTTATTGCAAGCAGTAATGGGCGTGTTACGTTTGATGAGTACCTTGCCAGTCTTAAAGAACGTGGTGAGGTGAAAGTTCTGCTCGACAGTGAATAA
- the fghA gene encoding S-formylglutathione hydrolase: MSLENISSNKLFGGWHEQYTHDSETLNCNMRFSIYLPPQSQNKAVPTLYWLSGLACTDENFMQKSGAQRVASELGIAIVAPDTSPRGDLVPDDPDSAYDFGLGAGFYVNATQQPWSQHYQMYDYVVSELPELIEHYFTVNDKRSIAGHSMGGHGALVMALKNPDRYSSVSAFSPICNPIKSPWGQKAFMGYLGNDREQWKSYDASELLKMSLEPVPALVDQGSQDAFLYEQLHLDALKKVVEDTGYPMMIRMQGGYDHSYYFIATFIEDQLRFHSESLL, encoded by the coding sequence ATGTCTCTGGAGAATATCAGCAGCAATAAACTGTTTGGTGGCTGGCATGAGCAATACACCCACGACTCAGAAACCCTTAACTGTAACATGCGTTTTTCCATCTACCTGCCTCCTCAAAGCCAGAATAAAGCAGTTCCTACTCTGTACTGGTTGTCCGGGCTTGCCTGTACGGATGAGAATTTTATGCAGAAATCAGGCGCTCAGCGTGTTGCTTCAGAGCTGGGAATTGCCATTGTTGCGCCGGATACCAGTCCCAGGGGGGATCTGGTTCCGGATGATCCTGATTCTGCCTATGACTTTGGGCTCGGTGCCGGGTTTTATGTGAATGCCACGCAGCAGCCATGGAGTCAGCACTATCAAATGTATGATTATGTGGTTTCTGAACTACCAGAACTCATTGAACACTATTTTACGGTTAATGATAAACGCAGTATTGCCGGTCACTCCATGGGAGGGCATGGTGCGCTGGTGATGGCTTTGAAAAACCCGGATCGTTACTCATCGGTTTCTGCTTTCAGCCCGATCTGTAATCCGATAAAGAGTCCATGGGGACAAAAAGCTTTTATGGGCTATCTTGGCAATGATCGTGAGCAATGGAAAAGCTATGATGCCAGTGAGTTGCTGAAAATGTCGCTTGAACCGGTTCCGGCGTTGGTCGATCAGGGCAGTCAGGATGCTTTTTTGTACGAACAGTTGCACCTGGATGCGTTAAAAAAAGTGGTTGAAGACACAGGATATCCCATGATGATAAGGATGCAGGGAGGATATGATCATTCCTATTATTTTATTGCCACGTTTATTGAAGATCAGTTAAGGTTTCACTCAGAAAGTCTTCTATAA
- a CDS encoding IS66 family transposase: MIPELPATMSAEILLKENAELRMRVACLEERCRELEEKVGKNSQNSSKPPSSDGYQKPCKNSNSPDHSDDLSADKGTDPSDEKPNPKSLRQSSGNKAGGKKGHQGTCLKQVDIPDYIEYLPVKECNKCQASLLDSEPVKYIERQVFEPGRPGEFEVTAHRAEVKICTCGCRNQAEFPEGVTAAAQYGSATQAMAVYLNQYHFLPFKRVSEYFNTLYKMSVSAGTVANFVARTYENLASTEEVIRDALRESSVAGADETGMRAEGSLHWLHVMRDEQWTLYYLSEKRGREAMDTMGILLTFAGVLVHDHWKSYFAYAATHVLCNAHHLRELLGVVDRDSNQLALRLMKLLRLSWHYCKGFKTIGMLQMPSVVCERIEKIYDRLLQRALMKEVVYMEKQREELKRKKVKNTKAYNLFKRLTEFKAETLRFMSDFTIPFDNNGSERDVRMAKLKQKISGCFRSADGGSMFARIRSYLSSARKQGMDIYQSLHRAVRNYCNMPLLSAE; encoded by the coding sequence ATGATTCCAGAACTACCCGCAACTATGTCGGCTGAGATTCTCTTGAAAGAGAATGCAGAGCTGCGGATGAGAGTTGCCTGTCTGGAAGAGCGATGTCGAGAATTGGAAGAAAAGGTTGGCAAGAACAGTCAAAACAGCAGCAAGCCGCCATCGTCTGATGGTTATCAAAAACCTTGTAAAAACAGTAATTCTCCAGATCATTCTGACGACCTTTCCGCAGATAAAGGTACCGATCCATCGGATGAAAAACCCAATCCTAAAAGTCTGAGACAGTCTTCTGGTAATAAAGCCGGTGGAAAGAAAGGGCATCAGGGCACTTGTCTTAAACAGGTCGATATCCCTGACTATATTGAGTACCTTCCGGTTAAAGAATGCAATAAATGTCAGGCGTCTCTTCTTGATAGTGAGCCGGTCAAATATATTGAACGACAGGTGTTTGAACCAGGGAGACCGGGTGAATTTGAAGTAACGGCCCATAGAGCTGAAGTAAAAATCTGCACTTGTGGTTGTCGGAATCAGGCTGAATTCCCGGAAGGTGTTACCGCTGCCGCACAATATGGCTCAGCCACACAGGCTATGGCCGTCTATCTTAACCAATACCATTTCCTGCCTTTTAAGCGCGTGTCAGAGTATTTTAATACTCTCTATAAAATGAGTGTAAGTGCAGGCACTGTCGCCAATTTTGTGGCCAGAACCTATGAAAATCTGGCTTCTACTGAAGAGGTTATTCGTGACGCCTTGCGGGAATCGTCTGTTGCCGGAGCCGATGAAACGGGTATGCGGGCCGAGGGCTCTTTGCACTGGCTACACGTTATGCGGGATGAACAATGGACGCTCTACTACTTGTCTGAAAAGCGAGGTCGTGAGGCCATGGACACGATGGGCATACTGCTAACATTTGCAGGCGTTCTGGTTCATGATCATTGGAAATCCTATTTTGCATATGCGGCAACTCACGTACTTTGCAATGCCCATCACCTGAGGGAGCTTTTGGGTGTTGTTGATAGGGACAGCAATCAACTGGCGTTGCGATTGATGAAGCTACTGAGGCTTTCCTGGCATTACTGCAAGGGCTTTAAGACCATAGGTATGCTACAGATGCCAAGTGTTGTCTGTGAACGAATCGAGAAGATTTATGACCGGTTGCTTCAGCGGGCTCTAATGAAAGAAGTCGTCTATATGGAGAAGCAACGAGAGGAGCTTAAGCGCAAGAAAGTCAAGAATACTAAAGCTTACAATCTCTTCAAACGACTCACTGAGTTCAAGGCTGAGACACTGCGCTTCATGTCAGATTTTACCATTCCCTTCGATAACAATGGCAGTGAGCGGGATGTTCGAATGGCCAAGTTAAAGCAGAAAATCTCAGGCTGCTTCAGGAGTGCAGACGGTGGTTCTATGTTTGCACGGATTCGCAGCTATTTGTCGTCTGCCAGAAAACAGGGAATGGACATATATCAATCACTTCATAGAGCTGTTCGGAATTACTGTAATATGCCTTTGCTCAGTGCTGAATAG
- the hupB gene encoding nucleoid-associated protein HU-beta, translated as MNKSELIDAIAASADISKAAAGRALDAVINSVTGALKDGEQVVLVGFGTFSVKERAARTGRNPQTGEPIEIAAARIPSFKAGKALKDAVN; from the coding sequence GTGAACAAGTCCGAGCTTATTGATGCTATCGCTGCATCTGCCGACATTTCTAAGGCTGCCGCTGGTCGAGCCCTGGACGCCGTGATTAACTCTGTCACTGGTGCATTGAAAGATGGTGAGCAGGTTGTCTTGGTAGGTTTTGGCACCTTTTCTGTGAAAGAGCGGGCTGCCCGTACCGGCCGCAACCCGCAGACAGGTGAGCCGATTGAAATCGCTGCTGCCAGAATCCCAAGTTTTAAAGCGGGTAAGGCTCTTAAGGATGCCGTGAACTGA